Proteins encoded in a region of the Halarcobacter mediterraneus genome:
- a CDS encoding sensor histidine kinase, translated as MRQTKIDDFLELEKENKKLEKLVAIEVEKNRQKDKIMFQQNKMAAMGEMLNNIAHQWRQPLMELSSLFIPIQAKLEINNQLSKTQLLDSIERLNSITKYMSNTIDDFRNFFVNDKEKVRFKLSDQINSSMGILSVGLKKNDIMLDIIIKKNPTLYACKNEYTQVLINIINNAKDVLIHRQILKPKIIITLSEDEEFAILSVDDNAGGIKINNIEDIFKPFFTHEKKDGTGVGLFMSKLIIENNMNGKLEVSNTEKGASFKIKVPKKLA; from the coding sequence ATGAGACAAACTAAAATTGATGATTTTCTAGAATTAGAAAAAGAAAATAAAAAATTAGAAAAACTTGTTGCTATTGAAGTAGAAAAAAATAGACAAAAAGATAAGATAATGTTCCAGCAAAATAAAATGGCTGCAATGGGAGAAATGCTAAATAACATAGCTCATCAGTGGAGACAACCATTAATGGAGCTTTCTTCCCTTTTTATACCTATTCAAGCAAAATTAGAGATTAACAATCAATTAAGTAAAACTCAACTTTTAGATTCTATTGAAAGACTTAATAGTATTACTAAATATATGTCAAATACAATAGATGACTTTAGAAATTTTTTTGTTAATGATAAAGAAAAAGTAAGATTCAAACTTTCAGATCAGATTAATTCTTCAATGGGAATTTTAAGTGTAGGTTTGAAGAAAAATGATATTATGCTTGATATTATAATTAAGAAAAATCCTACTTTATATGCTTGTAAAAATGAATATACACAAGTATTAATAAACATAATAAATAATGCAAAAGATGTTTTAATACATAGACAAATCTTAAAACCTAAAATAATTATAACATTATCAGAAGATGAGGAATTTGCAATTCTTTCTGTGGATGACAATGCTGGAGGAATAAAAATAAATAATATAGAAGATATTTTTAAACCTTTTTTTACGCATGAAAAAAAAGATGGTACAGGGGTGGGGCTTTTTATGTCTAAACTAATTATTGAAAATAATATGAATGGTAAATTAGAAGTATCAAATACTGAAAAGGGAGCCTCTTTTAAAATTAAAGTACCCAAAAAACTAGCTTAA
- a CDS encoding VCBS domain-containing protein, which produces MIKLIIKNPDGTKEVLNITENINFKPESGQQFYFENLDGKKHIFNLTDGESSVELVFTSNDEKLIFNFEGMADLIKESNSIAGQKSKTVLGIINDEEGLEELNSTALNPDFKGDDVIIKLKELLAETDKGEDYQNGIIIDDFGSLAEQLDAAAAGGATSDASTSPFNIDGPTVNTYGVEGRDRGSEFDDQTLDFGGENTDTIISTNEPEPEPEPEPEPEPEPEPEPEPEPEPEPEPEPEPEPEPEPEPEPEPNSVPTVEVSDLTAEVGDNIIAEDATTAVSGTFTIAAEAGVESISVDGTTITEAQLKDLSANPVEITTSDEGGQLTITGYDESTGEVSYEYVLNQPKDHSAGEDSVIDTIAITVTDALNQTSAVDTLDILITDSTIEAVGEEHSLTEDSAITTVSGDTLSNEADPFDGDVSFVSWDSTTANYGTVTLNADGTYSYTLDNTNPTVNALNDGDTLTETFTYTVQDGDGTTSQTEVVITINGSTDSVPTVEVSDLTAEVGDNIIAEDATTAVSGTFTIAAEAGVESISVDGTTITEAQLKDLSANPVEITTSDEGGQLTITGYDESTGEVSYEYVLNQPKDHSAGEDSVIDTIAITVTDALNQTSAVDTLDILITDSTIEAVGEEHSLTEDSAITTVSGDTLSNEADPFDGDVSFVSWDSTTANYGTVTLNADGTYSYTLDNTNPTVNALNDGDTLTETFTYTVQDGDGTTSQTEVVITINGSTDSISVSDSKAVVSDEGLPGGNEDGYQKNPNYTGPDYTDQTNSNSYIGTLTIASNSNSLVHTLEIDLSTLPTNLSSSGEEISWSYDNGNKAVALGSTNNGEVIKIELNNGDSELNSTSTDIPSSVEYKITTSDSIDHPVNSVEDTLDFDFDVTLSDGVNTPVNGTVSVTIEDDMPSANDSSTTINIEPSSVNLIVALDLSGSMNDKLALAKESIINLINKYEDQGEVKVLLTTFSGYSEVETNNTGSVWLDASEAISIINSLRANGGTNYDDALLKIMDALEDEPAPLDGDTVSYFISDGEPTYGMHEDTYWSWDDWAYITGYVRDGDGRNETDVNDDIVNDWLALGIDKMYSVGIGDDSLTTYLDEISDSSSDVIIVNDANDLDSTLSDTVVVETGSLDFSFGADGAADGSGIKLDGGKLAFTWETPSATGNDASSISWSVNGTTLIGTIAGQTVIKVEATEINSDNPQYKITELSNELDINNISFPYTITDGDGDSMSANLDVTITKVTPTAIVILNDVNVEEGSGVATIGATLNHTPNTDFIVTLSNGSTVTFGTDYVPGTIVESTEFNIQEDDVYVDAESYDVTITGTQGGGFKDLNTEDTATVTISDTITPVDVTIDAVATTPKVIDVTTATDGTTGVKITAIGTYGETDLSIITGTDHDGFGVESRNDSDGDTRELGMNEKIIVEFTNDDGSTKDVNSLDVSFAWRNNHETAKITFIDDGNIVGYAEVSGDGQSTTKAFVTYFDASGNEIKQVEARGSSDKVDESFTFELPDSNGDIVAFDKVEFSAPTRVDDYLINKIVYTEVVDTTITDIETSDGQITFNIQVDENYPPQGDAIAKVEINGKEYDVELNATGRGTISINSSELGDLSNVEVKLLEVNGGNYEKVNTSEKTFDFSSSLEDELSSTDDSIITDEDTAYTLEETDFGEYGDNIKEFKITELPQNGKLFINVTTGDTVIDKDGNSYVVTEDSKVEIFENQILSLADVGAGKVVFEPNADTDEDGSFGFAVGDGEGNFSDDTYSTTIEVRAVADTPTTTISIDSSNDSTIGSSTKIEDGDSIDNVGTADSDIIEVNKELVMNDKIDLKEGNDTLILNEDINQVTLTLGEGNDTIIINGEINGTNNIDLGSGDDVIKINNIVTDNTHILGGDGKDTLYLSGDQSDYKVNWQTNNNGMIEGSITDIVGGGTIQYNQMETIVFGDGSYLGSEPQTNSNEYNIDFSAALTDIDGSESLSVQISGVPNGATFNSPSIVEVGNGVWEITVSDYEDAKSISDSIKMTVPEGTKNIDLTITATSTETRDEQDSAQNSDSDSIIASLSGSDVELIGDDTNIQTFEFGLENANSMVTVAFDASQFGDWETSGRHKDKFTVEINGEEKVVTYNPDSEEYSFDIQADANGDVVVKFITDTTAEDEGVEVDTLTATLIDGIVEGVSYETTSGVKGLTDSNGNFSYKEGDSVTFSVGNVVLGVVTAQELANGQVFLQDIANVDKTDLNDEYLENLATFLQSIDSDSGDNIVITQETRDSLVNSYINLQTATESEVKALIESIGKTYVDEESAMDHVQEMLQQYANIDASEFDEHIDDSIMTATFGIDAITGITYTTSSGIEGITNENGQFSYDIGDVITFTNAAGQVIAQLDSSLIGSDSLITLSELGITVDDIISISQENEDSEIVEANVSETENEESSTDDSEEKTAIEEVKEDEDSETITVSEMDEEDEEVVNTESESEEEIVVEEEIEENEITEDSILIIEENESIDLSTIETNKEETQENTNVQTPDLEELVVEEEEELKIFSEEESDKIALEGGENNWTSNGQEEINGETFDSYQGTGATSNVKVLIDEDVSIESDI; this is translated from the coding sequence ATGATTAAATTAATAATTAAAAACCCTGATGGAACTAAAGAAGTTCTAAATATAACTGAGAATATTAACTTTAAGCCAGAATCTGGACAACAATTTTATTTTGAAAATCTTGATGGTAAAAAACACATATTTAATTTAACAGATGGAGAGTCATCTGTTGAATTAGTTTTTACTTCAAATGATGAAAAACTTATTTTTAATTTTGAAGGTATGGCTGACCTAATAAAAGAATCAAATTCTATTGCAGGTCAAAAAAGTAAAACAGTTCTTGGAATCATAAACGATGAAGAAGGGCTTGAGGAGTTAAATTCAACAGCATTAAATCCTGATTTTAAAGGTGATGATGTAATTATTAAATTAAAAGAATTATTAGCTGAAACTGATAAGGGTGAAGATTATCAAAATGGAATTATCATAGATGATTTCGGTTCGTTAGCAGAACAATTAGATGCTGCAGCAGCTGGAGGAGCAACTTCAGATGCTTCTACAAGTCCTTTTAATATTGATGGTCCTACTGTTAATACTTATGGAGTTGAGGGAAGAGACCGAGGTTCTGAATTTGATGACCAGACACTTGACTTCGGTGGAGAAAATACAGATACTATAATATCAACAAATGAGCCAGAACCAGAACCTGAGCCAGAACCAGAACCAGAACCTGAGCCAGAACCAGAACCAGAACCAGAACCAGAACCTGAGCCAGAACCAGAACCAGAACCTGAGCCAGAACCTGAGCCAGAACCAGAACCAGAGCCGAATTCTGTACCAACAGTAGAAGTATCAGATTTAACAGCAGAAGTAGGCGATAATATAATTGCAGAAGATGCAACAACAGCAGTAAGTGGAACATTTACAATCGCAGCGGAAGCAGGAGTAGAATCAATAAGTGTAGATGGTACTACAATTACAGAAGCACAGCTTAAAGATTTAAGTGCAAATCCAGTAGAAATCACAACAAGTGATGAGGGTGGACAACTTACAATCACAGGATATGATGAGTCAACAGGTGAAGTAAGCTATGAGTATGTACTAAATCAACCAAAAGACCATAGTGCCGGTGAAGATAGTGTAATAGATACAATAGCAATAACAGTAACAGATGCGTTAAACCAAACATCAGCTGTAGATACCTTAGATATTTTAATAACAGATAGTACGATTGAAGCAGTAGGTGAAGAACATAGTTTAACAGAAGATTCAGCAATAACAACAGTTTCAGGAGATACCTTATCAAATGAAGCAGATCCATTCGATGGAGATGTAAGTTTCGTATCATGGGATAGTACAACAGCTAACTATGGAACAGTAACATTAAATGCAGATGGAACATATAGCTATACACTAGATAATACAAATCCAACAGTAAATGCATTAAATGATGGTGACACATTAACAGAGACATTTACATATACAGTACAAGATGGAGATGGAACAACATCTCAAACAGAAGTAGTAATCACAATAAATGGTTCAACAGATTCTGTACCAACAGTAGAAGTATCAGATTTAACAGCAGAAGTAGGCGATAATATAATTGCAGAAGATGCAACAACAGCAGTAAGTGGAACATTTACAATCGCAGCGGAAGCAGGAGTAGAATCAATAAGTGTAGATGGTACTACAATTACAGAAGCACAGCTTAAAGATTTAAGTGCAAATCCAGTAGAAATCACAACAAGTGATGAGGGTGGACAACTTACAATCACAGGATATGATGAGTCAACAGGTGAAGTAAGCTATGAGTATGTACTAAATCAACCAAAAGACCATAGTGCCGGTGAAGATAGTGTAATAGATACAATAGCAATAACAGTAACAGATGCGTTAAACCAAACATCAGCTGTAGATACCTTAGATATTTTAATAACAGATAGTACGATTGAAGCAGTAGGTGAAGAACATAGTTTAACAGAAGATTCAGCAATAACAACAGTTTCAGGAGATACCTTATCAAATGAAGCAGATCCATTCGATGGAGATGTAAGTTTCGTATCATGGGATAGTACAACAGCTAACTATGGAACAGTAACATTAAATGCAGATGGAACATATAGCTATACACTAGATAATACAAATCCAACAGTAAATGCATTAAATGATGGTGACACATTAACAGAGACATTTACATATACAGTACAAGATGGAGATGGAACAACATCTCAAACAGAAGTAGTAATCACAATAAATGGTTCAACAGATTCTATTTCAGTTTCAGATTCAAAGGCAGTTGTCTCAGATGAAGGTTTACCTGGAGGAAATGAAGATGGATATCAAAAGAATCCAAATTATACAGGACCTGATTATACTGATCAAACTAATTCAAATTCATATATTGGAACTTTAACAATTGCTTCAAATAGTAATAGTTTAGTACATACTTTAGAAATTGATTTATCAACCTTACCAACTAATTTAAGTTCATCTGGAGAGGAAATATCTTGGTCTTATGATAATGGAAATAAAGCTGTTGCTCTGGGTAGTACAAATAATGGAGAAGTAATAAAAATAGAATTAAATAATGGTGACTCTGAACTTAATTCAACAAGTACAGACATTCCTTCGTCTGTAGAATATAAAATAACAACTTCTGATTCTATTGATCATCCTGTAAATAGTGTTGAAGATACACTAGATTTTGATTTTGATGTAACATTATCAGATGGAGTTAATACTCCTGTAAATGGTACTGTTTCTGTTACTATTGAAGATGATATGCCATCTGCAAATGATTCTTCAACAACAATTAATATTGAGCCTTCATCTGTTAATTTAATTGTAGCACTTGATTTATCAGGAAGTATGAATGATAAGCTTGCATTAGCAAAAGAATCTATTATAAATTTAATTAATAAATATGAAGACCAAGGTGAAGTTAAAGTTCTTTTAACAACATTTAGTGGATATAGTGAAGTAGAAACAAATAATACAGGTTCAGTTTGGTTAGATGCAAGTGAAGCTATCTCTATAATAAATAGCTTACGTGCGAATGGTGGAACAAATTATGATGATGCCTTATTGAAAATCATGGATGCATTAGAAGATGAGCCTGCTCCATTGGATGGAGATACAGTTTCTTACTTTATTTCAGATGGAGAACCAACTTATGGAATGCATGAGGATACATATTGGTCTTGGGATGATTGGGCATATATTACAGGTTATGTAAGAGATGGGGATGGTCGTAATGAAACAGACGTAAATGATGATATTGTAAATGATTGGCTAGCTCTAGGTATTGATAAAATGTATTCAGTAGGAATTGGAGATGATTCTTTAACTACATATTTAGATGAAATTTCTGATTCATCGAGTGATGTTATAATTGTAAATGATGCTAATGATTTAGATTCAACATTAAGTGATACTGTAGTTGTTGAAACTGGCTCTTTAGATTTCTCTTTTGGAGCAGATGGTGCAGCAGATGGTTCTGGTATCAAATTAGATGGTGGTAAGCTAGCTTTTACTTGGGAAACACCAAGTGCAACAGGGAATGATGCTTCTTCTATTTCATGGAGTGTTAATGGAACTACTTTAATTGGTACAATTGCAGGACAAACTGTAATTAAAGTTGAAGCAACTGAAATAAATAGTGATAATCCTCAATATAAAATTACGGAATTAAGTAACGAACTTGATATAAATAATATATCTTTCCCTTATACTATTACAGATGGTGATGGAGATAGTATGTCTGCAAATTTAGATGTTACTATTACAAAAGTTACACCAACAGCAATAGTAATATTAAATGATGTTAATGTTGAAGAAGGATCAGGAGTAGCAACTATAGGAGCAACATTAAACCATACTCCTAATACAGACTTTATAGTTACTCTTTCAAATGGTTCAACAGTTACTTTTGGTACAGATTATGTACCAGGAACTATTGTTGAGTCAACAGAATTTAATATTCAAGAAGATGATGTTTATGTTGATGCTGAATCATATGATGTAACAATTACAGGTACTCAAGGTGGAGGTTTTAAAGATTTAAATACTGAAGATACAGCAACTGTAACTATATCAGATACTATTACTCCTGTTGATGTAACAATTGATGCTGTAGCAACAACTCCTAAGGTTATAGATGTAACTACTGCAACAGATGGAACGACTGGTGTTAAAATAACTGCTATAGGAACTTATGGTGAGACTGATTTATCAATTATTACAGGTACAGATCATGATGGATTTGGAGTAGAAAGTAGAAATGACTCAGATGGAGATACTAGAGAACTTGGAATGAATGAAAAAATCATCGTTGAATTTACAAATGATGATGGTTCTACAAAAGATGTAAATTCATTAGATGTTTCTTTTGCTTGGCGAAATAATCATGAAACAGCAAAAATTACTTTTATAGATGATGGAAATATTGTAGGGTATGCAGAGGTTAGTGGTGATGGACAAAGTACAACAAAAGCTTTTGTTACATATTTTGATGCTAGTGGAAATGAAATAAAACAAGTAGAAGCAAGAGGAAGTTCTGATAAAGTAGATGAATCATTTACTTTTGAGTTACCAGATTCAAATGGAGATATTGTAGCTTTTGATAAAGTAGAGTTTTCTGCTCCAACTAGGGTAGATGATTATTTAATTAATAAAATTGTGTATACAGAAGTAGTTGATACAACAATAACAGATATAGAAACTTCTGATGGACAAATTACATTTAATATTCAAGTAGATGAAAACTATCCTCCTCAAGGTGATGCAATAGCTAAAGTCGAAATAAATGGAAAAGAGTATGATGTTGAATTAAATGCCACAGGAAGAGGAACTATATCAATTAATTCAAGCGAATTAGGAGATTTATCTAATGTAGAAGTAAAACTATTAGAGGTAAATGGTGGAAACTATGAAAAAGTAAATACTTCAGAAAAAACATTTGATTTTTCATCTTCTTTGGAAGATGAATTAAGTTCTACTGATGACAGTATTATTACTGATGAAGATACAGCTTATACTTTAGAAGAAACAGACTTTGGAGAGTATGGAGATAATATAAAAGAATTCAAAATTACTGAGTTACCACAAAATGGAAAACTTTTCATCAATGTTACAACAGGTGATACAGTAATAGATAAAGATGGAAATTCATATGTAGTTACAGAAGATTCAAAAGTTGAGATTTTTGAAAATCAAATTCTTTCTTTAGCAGATGTTGGTGCAGGAAAAGTTGTATTTGAACCAAATGCAGATACAGATGAAGATGGAAGCTTTGGTTTTGCAGTTGGTGATGGTGAAGGAAACTTTAGTGATGATACATATTCAACTACTATTGAAGTAAGAGCTGTAGCAGATACTCCAACAACTACAATAAGTATTGATAGTTCAAATGATTCTACTATAGGATCTTCTACAAAGATTGAAGATGGAGACTCAATTGACAATGTTGGTACAGCAGATAGTGATATTATTGAAGTTAATAAAGAATTAGTAATGAATGATAAAATTGATTTAAAAGAAGGAAATGATACTTTAATTTTAAATGAAGATATTAATCAGGTTACTCTTACTTTAGGTGAAGGGAATGATACTATTATTATTAATGGAGAAATTAATGGAACAAATAATATTGACTTAGGTAGTGGTGATGATGTAATTAAAATAAATAATATTGTTACAGATAATACTCATATCTTAGGTGGAGACGGAAAAGATACACTTTATTTAAGTGGTGATCAATCAGACTATAAAGTTAATTGGCAAACGAATAATAATGGTATGATAGAAGGTTCTATAACTGATATTGTAGGTGGTGGAACTATTCAATATAATCAAATGGAAACTATAGTTTTTGGAGATGGTAGTTACCTTGGGTCTGAACCACAAACAAATTCAAATGAGTATAATATAGATTTTAGTGCAGCTTTAACTGATATTGATGGAAGTGAAAGTTTAAGTGTTCAAATCAGTGGAGTTCCAAATGGAGCTACTTTTAATTCTCCAAGTATAGTTGAAGTAGGAAATGGAGTATGGGAAATAACAGTTTCAGATTATGAAGATGCTAAATCAATTAGTGACAGCATAAAAATGACAGTACCAGAAGGTACAAAAAATATTGACTTAACTATTACTGCTACATCAACAGAGACAAGAGATGAACAGGACTCTGCACAGAATTCAGATTCTGATAGTATAATAGCTAGTTTATCTGGTTCAGATGTAGAATTGATTGGTGATGATACTAATATTCAAACATTTGAATTTGGTTTAGAAAATGCTAATTCGATGGTAACAGTTGCTTTTGATGCAAGTCAATTTGGAGATTGGGAAACATCAGGAAGACATAAGGATAAGTTTACTGTTGAGATTAATGGAGAAGAAAAAGTTGTTACATATAATCCTGATTCTGAAGAGTATTCATTTGATATCCAAGCAGATGCAAATGGTGATGTTGTAGTTAAGTTTATTACTGATACAACAGCAGAAGATGAAGGTGTGGAAGTTGATACATTAACAGCAACCTTAATAGATGGAATAGTTGAAGGTGTAAGTTATGAAACTACTTCAGGAGTAAAAGGATTAACAGACTCAAATGGGAACTTTAGCTATAAAGAAGGAGATAGTGTAACCTTTAGTGTAGGAAATGTAGTACTAGGAGTAGTAACGGCTCAAGAACTTGCAAATGGACAAGTGTTCTTACAAGATATAGCAAATGTAGATAAAACAGATTTAAATGATGAATACCTTGAAAATTTAGCAACATTCTTACAATCAATTGACTCAGATAGTGGAGATAATATAGTAATAACACAAGAAACAAGAGATTCTTTAGTGAATTCATATATTAACCTTCAAACAGCAACAGAAAGTGAAGTAAAAGCATTGATTGAAAGTATAGGTAAAACTTATGTTGACGAAGAAAGTGCAATGGATCATGTTCAAGAGATGTTACAACAATATGCAAATATAGATGCAAGTGAATTCGATGAACATATAGATGATAGTATCATGACAGCAACATTTGGAATAGATGCAATAACAGGGATTACATATACAACAAGCTCAGGAATAGAAGGAATCACAAATGAGAATGGACAATTCTCTTATGATATAGGAGATGTAATTACTTTCACAAATGCAGCAGGACAAGTAATAGCACAGTTAGATTCAAGTTTAATAGGAAGTGATAGTTTAATCACACTAAGTGAACTAGGAATTACAGTTGATGATATAATTTCAATTTCTCAAGAAAATGAAGATTCAGAAATAGTAGAAGCAAATGTAAGTGAAACTGAAAATGAAGAATCTTCTACTGATGATTCAGAAGAAAAAACTGCAATAGAAGAAGTAAAAGAAGATGAAGATTCTGAAACAATAACAGTAAGTGAAATGGATGAAGAAGATGAAGAAGTTGTTAATACTGAATCTGAATCAGAAGAAGAAATAGTAGTTGAAGAAGAGATTGAAGAAAATGAAATTACAGAAGATAGTATCTTAATTATTGAAGAGAATGAATCAATAGATTTAAGTACAATAGAAACAAATAAAGAAGAGACTCAAGAAAATACAAATGTTCAAACACCAGACTTAGAAGAATTAGTTGTAGAAGAAGAGGAAGAATTGAAAATCTTTAGTGAAGAAGAATCAGATAAGATAGCCTTAGAAGGTGGAGAGAACAATTGGACAAGTAATGGACAAGAGGAGATAAATGGAGAGACATTCGACTCTTATCAAGGAACAGGCGCAACATCAAATGTAAAAGTTCTAATAGATGAAGATGTATCAATAGAATCAGATATATAA
- a CDS encoding ankyrin repeat domain-containing protein, translating into MKNYIVILITLFFIGCAKQNSLQKESSFVSEPLHNAVRSNNKELVNSLIKENKELLNKKDRFGYTPLHLASRFNHLEIVKLLIDSGAEVNTQDKYGDTPLIDATKNNFTSISKLLVCNKADVLVEDKYGKKALDYAQKLNNVYISKLIKADNSEYLCNPTKVKYHDLIAIDNYNTIIESNPTICGNILDSSVSRVQASFDGGETILEGQLYKDEKRWCVKNYRKLLNGKYLLAVMAINKKGQKALVKKTIKIDKKISLATRLNNEFKDDLKKWNAEILDNELIFRFKNPSLLFERGSTNLNPTFKNILDKFIPKYINIVKDYKENISLVSIDGHTSSKYKSARTFEEKFEKNRLLSQKRADSVYDYIISIVNKDDKTFIKDNFIAKGLSSKKLILNKDGSENVELSRRVEFKIEK; encoded by the coding sequence ATGAAAAATTATATAGTTATTTTAATAACTTTATTTTTTATAGGATGCGCTAAGCAAAATAGTCTGCAAAAGGAATCTTCTTTTGTTTCAGAACCTTTGCATAATGCTGTAAGAAGCAATAATAAAGAGTTAGTAAATTCATTAATTAAAGAGAATAAAGAACTTTTAAATAAAAAAGACAGATTTGGTTACACTCCTTTACATCTTGCTTCAAGGTTCAATCATTTAGAAATAGTAAAACTACTTATTGACAGTGGTGCAGAAGTAAATACTCAAGATAAGTATGGTGATACACCTTTAATTGATGCTACAAAAAATAATTTTACTTCAATATCTAAATTATTAGTATGTAATAAAGCAGATGTTTTAGTAGAAGATAAATATGGTAAAAAAGCTTTAGATTATGCTCAGAAATTAAATAATGTATATATCAGTAAATTAATAAAAGCAGATAACTCTGAATATCTATGTAACCCTACTAAAGTTAAATATCATGATCTTATAGCAATTGATAATTATAATACAATAATTGAAAGTAATCCTACTATTTGCGGTAATATTTTAGATTCTTCAGTTTCACGAGTCCAAGCTTCTTTTGATGGTGGGGAAACTATACTTGAAGGGCAGCTATATAAAGATGAAAAAAGATGGTGTGTAAAAAATTATAGAAAGTTATTAAATGGTAAATATTTATTGGCAGTAATGGCAATAAATAAAAAAGGGCAAAAAGCATTAGTAAAGAAAACTATAAAAATTGATAAAAAAATAAGTTTAGCTACAAGATTGAATAATGAATTTAAAGACGATTTAAAAAAATGGAATGCAGAAATTTTAGATAATGAATTGATTTTTAGATTTAAAAATCCTAGTTTATTATTTGAAAGAGGAAGTACTAATTTAAATCCAACATTTAAAAATATTTTAGATAAATTTATTCCTAAATATATAAATATAGTGAAAGATTATAAAGAGAATATTTCTTTAGTTTCAATAGATGGACATACGTCATCTAAGTACAAAAGTGCTAGGACTTTTGAAGAAAAATTTGAAAAGAATAGACTTTTATCTCAAAAAAGAGCAGACAGTGTTTATGATTATATAATAAGTATTGTAAATAAAGATGATAAAACTTTTATAAAAGATAATTTTATTGCAAAGGGTCTCTCTTCTAAGAAATTAATTCTTAATAAAGATGGAAGTGAGAATGTGGAATTATCAAGAAGAGTTGAATTTAAAATAGAAAAGTAA
- a CDS encoding WG repeat-containing protein, which produces MNIKIIILSLSIALFFISCSSKDGFVIVEKNNKYGVLQKNGKEIIPPLYDEILISSDKKNKNIKTEHLHPINLHWLHNYNGNRYVIVKKDNKYGIVSLTNKILVEPIYEYISKEYNGYFIIKKDNKYGLLNTDFELEGDILYSDIINTSEIIFLKSNNKWSCFIDNKIKEKEKFDEIYPLIDNYSRFVIDKKWGFIDKECNVISSAKYDYAYDFSNGYAKVIKEEKILYINDEGDEIVKPSFHTGQNY; this is translated from the coding sequence ATGAATATAAAAATTATAATATTAAGTTTAAGTATTGCCTTATTCTTTATTTCTTGTAGCTCAAAAGATGGTTTTGTAATTGTTGAAAAAAATAATAAATATGGAGTTTTGCAAAAGAATGGTAAAGAAATAATTCCTCCTTTATATGATGAAATACTTATATCTTCTGATAAAAAAAATAAAAATATAAAAACAGAACATTTACATCCTATTAATTTACATTGGCTTCATAATTATAATGGGAATAGATATGTAATCGTAAAGAAAGATAATAAATATGGAATCGTATCTTTAACTAATAAAATATTAGTTGAACCTATATATGAATATATATCAAAAGAATACAATGGATATTTTATCATAAAAAAAGATAATAAATATGGATTATTAAATACTGATTTTGAACTTGAAGGGGATATCCTTTATAGTGATATTATTAACACTTCTGAAATTATTTTCCTTAAATCTAATAATAAATGGAGTTGTTTTATTGATAATAAGATTAAAGAAAAAGAAAAGTTTGATGAAATCTATCCTTTAATTGATAATTATTCAAGATTTGTTATTGATAAAAAGTGGGGATTTATTGATAAAGAGTGTAATGTTATTTCTTCTGCAAAATATGATTATGCGTATGATTTCTCAAATGGTTATGCAAAAGTTATTAAAGAAGAAAAAATTTTATATATAAATGATGAAGGTGATGAAATAGTAAAACCTTCTTTCCATACTGGACAAAATTATTAA